The Thermotoga sp. Mc24 genome includes a window with the following:
- a CDS encoding TM1634 family protein, with protein sequence MKRDVFYVIILTVFAVLFMLTYFSYRDLAVKLTRMEKTLKAYELYIFSDYENFEDYVKKEGLKIEGMELLKEKKARSLIAEGKNLFETANYGEALVFFEKALNLSDNEEIKKIASFYLEECRKKLAGD encoded by the coding sequence GTGAAGAGAGACGTATTCTACGTGATCATTTTAACGGTCTTCGCGGTTCTTTTCATGCTCACGTATTTCTCCTACAGGGACCTTGCTGTGAAGCTCACCCGTATGGAAAAAACGTTGAAGGCGTACGAGCTTTACATTTTCTCCGATTATGAGAATTTTGAAGACTACGTGAAGAAAGAGGGCTTGAAAATAGAAGGGATGGAGCTTCTGAAGGAAAAGAAGGCCAGGTCTCTCATTGCCGAGGGAAAAAATCTGTTCGAGACAGCCAACTACGGAGAAGCTCTTGTTTTCTTTGAGAAGGCCTTGAATCTTTCTGACAACGAGGAGATAAAGAAGATCGCCAGTTTTTATCTGGAAGAATGCAGAAAGAAACTGGCGGGTGATTGA
- the sbcD gene encoding metallophosphoesterase family protein, producing MIDLKELRILHTSDWHLGVTSWTSSRPVDRREELKRSLDKVIEEAEKREVDLILLTGDLLHSRNNPSVVALHDLLDYLKRMMKIAPVVVLPGNHDWKGLKLFGNFVTSISSDITFVMSFEPVDVEAKLGQKVRILPFPYPDESEALRKKEEDFRFFLESRLSRLYEEALKKEEFAIFVGHFTVEGLAGYAGIEQGREVIINRALIPSVVDYAALGHIHSFREVQKQPLTIYPGSLIRIDFGEEADEKGAVFVELKRGDPPRYERIDTEPLPLKTLYYKKIDTSALRSIKDFCGNFPGYVRVIYEEDSGILPDLMGEIDNLVKIERKSRREIEEVLRENPEEFKEELDRLDYFELFKEYLKKREENHEKLLKILDELLDEVKKSEA from the coding sequence GTGATTGATTTGAAAGAACTCAGAATACTCCACACATCCGACTGGCATCTCGGTGTCACTTCGTGGACTAGTTCGCGCCCAGTAGATCGACGCGAAGAACTGAAAAGGTCGCTCGATAAAGTGATTGAAGAAGCCGAAAAGAGAGAGGTCGATCTGATTCTTTTAACGGGTGATCTTCTTCACTCGAGGAACAATCCTTCGGTTGTCGCTCTACATGATCTTCTGGATTACCTTAAAAGGATGATGAAAATAGCGCCCGTGGTTGTACTTCCAGGAAATCACGACTGGAAGGGTCTGAAGCTTTTCGGAAACTTCGTAACATCGATCTCGAGTGACATAACCTTTGTCATGTCTTTCGAACCTGTGGATGTAGAAGCTAAACTGGGCCAGAAGGTGAGAATTCTTCCCTTTCCATATCCTGACGAGTCAGAGGCTTTGAGAAAGAAAGAAGAAGACTTCAGGTTCTTCCTCGAATCCAGGCTCAGCAGACTTTACGAAGAAGCGCTGAAGAAAGAAGAATTCGCTATCTTCGTTGGTCACTTCACCGTCGAAGGGCTCGCGGGTTACGCCGGAATCGAGCAAGGAAGAGAAGTCATCATAAACAGAGCGTTGATTCCGTCGGTGGTTGATTATGCTGCGCTCGGGCACATTCATAGTTTTCGAGAGGTTCAGAAGCAACCTCTCACCATATACCCTGGTTCTCTCATAAGGATAGATTTCGGTGAAGAAGCGGACGAAAAGGGAGCGGTCTTTGTTGAGCTGAAAAGAGGAGACCCCCCCAGATATGAAAGGATAGACACCGAGCCTCTTCCATTGAAAACTCTCTACTACAAAAAGATAGACACCTCTGCTTTGAGAAGTATAAAGGATTTCTGCGGGAATTTTCCCGGTTATGTGAGGGTGATTTATGAAGAAGACTCCGGTATCCTTCCCGACCTGATGGGAGAGATAGATAATCTGGTGAAGATAGAAAGAAAGTCGAGGAGAGAGATAGAAGAGGTGCTTCGAGAGAACCCGGAAGAATTCAAAGAAGAGCTGGATAGACTGGATTATTTCGAGCTCTTCAAGGAATATTTGAAAAAGAGAGAGGAAAACCACGAAAAGCTGTTGAAAATTCTTGACGAGCTCCTCGATGAGGTGAAAAAGAGTGAGGCCTGA
- a CDS encoding AAA family ATPase, giving the protein MRPEKLIVRNFLGLKNVDIEFQSGITVVEGPNGAGKSSLFEAISFALFGNGIRYSNSYDYVNKNATDGTARLVFQFERGGKRYEIIREINATERRHNAKLSEILENGKKAAIAIKPTGVKQEVEKILGIEHRTFIRTVFLPQGEIDKLLTSPPSEITEIISDVFQSKETLEKLEKLLKEKMKKLENEISSLQALYTASWKYLEENDLEALKSELKTVSEKKKELLKKREELQVEEDQLKKLLEKYQELVKKKERLRVLSLRKNELQKEVVHERKVKKAKELEPLFREVYLRQREFERLSQDLNSWEKRYRELERKKEAISKEIPVHREKLSKLEEVIEKLNEEFDLLERILKSSRPLLEQRIRLKENLARLEEEIRRLIEEKEKREKELLSIEKTEKETKYELEKLLEELSTLRKDRMRWLAYQIASSLNEGDICPVCGGEFHGGVEAVEFNVNEFESLEQRRNELESALNVLDERKKSLSGIIEDILMKIEEERKNLESIQNQIEKIDEELRRLGYSEDLEEKLDEKRKKLRKIEEERNSISQKITAADVQLLQIENQLEEIKGEIETKKKTLKEQREEIDRLKSDFFDRLREIGISFEDFRILVKEEVKDVEKELGIVETEIRLLEESLRELESDNIQDVSEDYKRVRGQLEFLSQEISDLERKEGRLNHLIEETLRRERELKSLEKKLEELNSEYNNLDLLRKYLFDKSNFSRYFTGRVLEAVLKRTRAYLDILTNGRFDIDFDDEKGGFIIKDWGIERPARGLSGGERALISISLAMSLAEVASGRLDAFFIDEGFSSLDTENKEKIASVLKELERLNKVIVFITHDREFSEAFDRKLRIMGGVVVNE; this is encoded by the coding sequence GTGAGGCCTGAAAAACTCATAGTTAGAAACTTTCTCGGACTGAAAAACGTCGATATAGAATTCCAGAGCGGAATAACGGTTGTGGAAGGTCCGAACGGTGCCGGAAAGTCGTCTCTCTTTGAAGCCATTTCTTTCGCACTTTTCGGAAACGGGATAAGGTATTCCAACTCGTACGATTACGTGAACAAGAACGCCACCGATGGAACCGCCCGTCTCGTGTTTCAATTCGAACGCGGAGGGAAAAGATACGAGATCATAAGGGAAATAAATGCTACAGAAAGAAGGCACAACGCGAAACTCTCTGAGATACTGGAGAACGGCAAAAAAGCGGCCATAGCTATAAAACCCACCGGTGTTAAACAGGAAGTGGAAAAAATTCTGGGAATAGAGCACAGAACCTTCATAAGAACAGTCTTTCTTCCACAGGGAGAAATAGATAAACTTCTGACCTCCCCTCCATCGGAGATCACCGAGATCATCTCCGATGTTTTCCAAAGCAAAGAAACACTCGAAAAGCTTGAAAAACTCCTCAAAGAGAAGATGAAAAAGCTGGAGAACGAGATATCCTCCCTGCAAGCTCTCTACACTGCCAGCTGGAAGTATCTGGAAGAGAACGATCTGGAAGCTCTGAAAAGCGAGTTGAAAACCGTCTCGGAGAAAAAGAAAGAACTTCTCAAAAAAAGAGAGGAACTCCAAGTAGAAGAAGATCAACTCAAAAAGCTCCTCGAAAAATATCAGGAACTCGTGAAAAAGAAAGAGAGGCTCAGAGTGCTCTCTCTGAGAAAGAACGAATTGCAAAAAGAAGTGGTCCACGAACGGAAGGTGAAAAAAGCAAAGGAACTGGAACCGCTCTTTCGAGAAGTCTATCTCAGGCAGAGAGAATTTGAGAGACTCTCACAGGATTTGAACAGCTGGGAGAAGAGGTACAGAGAACTTGAAAGGAAGAAAGAAGCGATCTCAAAAGAAATTCCTGTTCACAGGGAAAAGCTCTCCAAACTAGAAGAGGTAATAGAAAAGCTCAACGAAGAGTTTGATCTTCTTGAAAGAATTCTGAAGTCCTCTCGACCACTTCTTGAGCAAAGAATAAGATTGAAAGAAAACCTCGCAAGGCTCGAGGAAGAGATCAGAAGACTCATCGAAGAAAAAGAGAAGAGAGAAAAAGAGTTGCTTTCGATCGAAAAGACAGAGAAAGAAACGAAATATGAACTGGAAAAACTGCTCGAAGAACTCTCAACTCTGAGGAAAGACCGTATGAGATGGCTGGCATATCAGATAGCTTCCAGCTTGAACGAAGGTGACATCTGTCCTGTATGCGGTGGAGAGTTCCATGGAGGGGTGGAAGCCGTTGAATTCAACGTTAACGAATTTGAAAGCCTTGAGCAAAGAAGAAACGAACTGGAAAGCGCTCTAAACGTTTTGGATGAGAGAAAGAAAAGCCTTTCCGGCATCATAGAAGATATTCTGATGAAAATCGAAGAAGAGAGGAAAAATCTGGAGAGTATTCAAAATCAGATCGAAAAAATCGACGAAGAATTACGCAGGTTGGGTTATTCGGAAGATCTGGAGGAAAAGCTGGATGAAAAGAGAAAAAAACTCAGAAAAATAGAAGAAGAAAGAAATTCTATTTCCCAAAAGATCACAGCGGCCGATGTTCAACTTTTGCAGATCGAAAACCAGCTGGAAGAAATAAAGGGAGAGATTGAAACTAAAAAGAAAACTCTGAAAGAACAGCGCGAAGAGATCGACCGGTTGAAAAGTGATTTCTTCGATCGTTTAAGGGAGATAGGGATCAGCTTTGAAGATTTCAGAATCCTCGTCAAAGAGGAAGTAAAGGACGTGGAAAAAGAGCTGGGAATTGTGGAGACAGAAATCAGACTTCTCGAGGAAAGCTTGAGAGAACTCGAATCGGACAACATACAAGATGTGAGCGAAGACTACAAAAGAGTTCGAGGTCAACTGGAGTTTCTTTCACAGGAAATATCGGATCTTGAGAGAAAAGAAGGACGTCTCAACCATCTCATCGAAGAGACACTCAGAAGAGAGCGAGAGTTGAAGAGTCTGGAAAAGAAACTGGAAGAATTGAACAGTGAATACAACAACCTGGACCTTCTGAGGAAATACCTGTTCGATAAAAGCAACTTCTCGAGATATTTCACGGGGAGAGTCCTTGAGGCGGTCCTGAAAAGAACGAGGGCTTATCTCGACATTCTGACGAATGGAAGGTTCGACATAGATTTTGACGACGAAAAAGGTGGTTTCATCATAAAAGATTGGGGCATCGAAAGACCAGCGAGGGGACTTTCCGGTGGAGAAAGAGCTCTCATTTCCATATCTCTTGCCATGTCCCTCGCGGAGGTGGCATCCGGCAGGCTGGACGCGTTCTTCATCGATGAAGGGTTTTCCAGTCTCGATACGGAGAACAAAGAGAAGATCGCTTCCGTTCTGAAAGAACTCGAAAGATTGAACAAAGTGATCGTTTTCATCACGCACGACAGGGAGTTCTCGGAGGCTTTCGACAGGAAACTGAGGATAATGGGAGGAGTTGTGGTGAATGAGTGA
- a CDS encoding ABC transporter ATP-binding protein, producing the protein MEGVSFSLEKGKSLGIVGQNSAGKTTLLKILATILKPDEGRLFLFEKDALKDLSYIRKRIAFVPEFPALLEELTVRENLLFFSRLRGVEMESFIVSELMLEPFMGTLVRNASKGVKQRTALAVALSGNPELLILDEPTSGLDVESASIVRSKLKRLKEEGITVIISSHIREDIEELCDEILVINGENRGDSFERDR; encoded by the coding sequence CTGGAGGGAGTTTCGTTTTCTCTCGAGAAAGGGAAATCTCTCGGTATTGTTGGACAGAATTCTGCGGGGAAGACCACTCTTTTGAAGATACTCGCCACCATTCTGAAACCGGACGAAGGGAGACTCTTTCTCTTCGAAAAAGACGCACTGAAAGACCTGTCGTACATTCGAAAGAGAATAGCCTTCGTTCCAGAGTTTCCCGCTCTGCTTGAAGAACTCACCGTTCGTGAGAATCTTCTTTTCTTCTCCAGACTCAGAGGGGTGGAAATGGAAAGCTTCATTGTCTCTGAGCTCATGCTGGAGCCTTTCATGGGAACCCTTGTTCGAAACGCTTCAAAGGGTGTGAAACAGAGAACAGCTCTCGCGGTGGCCCTCTCTGGAAACCCTGAACTTCTGATTCTCGACGAGCCGACCAGTGGTCTCGATGTTGAATCTGCCAGCATCGTCAGAAGTAAACTCAAACGACTCAAAGAAGAAGGAATCACGGTGATAATATCTTCTCACATAAGGGAGGACATTGAAGAACTCTGCGACGAAATTCTGGTGATCAACGGTGAGAATAGGGGGGACAGCTTTGAACGAGATCGTTAA
- a CDS encoding sulfide/dihydroorotate dehydrogenase-like FAD/NAD-binding protein yields MNEIVKKAKIAEDVFDFWIHSPSVSKEARPGQFVVIRLHEKGERIPLTVADTRPEEGLFRMVVKVVGKTTHELSLKKEGDTILDVVGPLGNPSDIENYGNVLLVGGGVGIATLYPIAKALKEAGNNITTVLGARTKDYLIMVDEFEEISDVLLVTDDGSAGMKGVVTDAMDKLFRERKFDICWAVGPTIMMKFCTLKAREFGVPIWVSLNPIMVDGTGMCGACRVTVSGQIKFACVDGPEFRGEEVDWDELLKRLAQYREQEKISYERFLKTAGEPE; encoded by the coding sequence TTGAACGAGATCGTTAAGAAGGCGAAAATCGCAGAAGACGTGTTCGATTTCTGGATTCATTCACCCTCTGTTTCGAAAGAAGCAAGACCAGGTCAGTTCGTTGTGATCAGGCTCCATGAAAAGGGGGAGCGAATCCCTCTAACAGTGGCCGACACAAGGCCCGAGGAAGGATTGTTCAGGATGGTCGTAAAGGTCGTTGGGAAAACCACTCACGAGCTTTCTCTGAAGAAAGAAGGGGACACCATTCTCGATGTGGTGGGTCCCCTTGGAAATCCGAGTGATATCGAAAACTACGGGAACGTCCTGCTCGTGGGTGGAGGAGTGGGAATAGCGACGCTCTATCCCATAGCGAAAGCACTGAAAGAAGCGGGGAACAACATCACAACCGTTCTCGGTGCAAGAACGAAGGACTACTTGATCATGGTGGATGAATTCGAAGAAATATCTGATGTTCTGCTTGTGACGGATGACGGAAGCGCCGGAATGAAAGGTGTCGTAACGGACGCGATGGATAAACTCTTCAGAGAAAGAAAGTTCGATATATGCTGGGCTGTTGGTCCCACCATCATGATGAAATTCTGCACGCTGAAGGCGAGAGAATTCGGAGTTCCGATATGGGTCTCTCTAAACCCGATAATGGTGGACGGAACGGGGATGTGTGGTGCCTGCAGGGTTACCGTTTCTGGTCAGATCAAGTTCGCCTGTGTGGACGGCCCTGAGTTCAGAGGGGAAGAAGTGGACTGGGACGAGCTTCTGAAGAGGCTCGCACAGTACAGAGAGCAGGAAAAGATCTCATACGAAAGATTTCTAAAAACGGCAGGTGAACCAGAATGA
- the gltA gene encoding NADPH-dependent glutamate synthase, with amino-acid sequence MKNRKTPMKEQSPESRRKNFEEVALGYTLEEAMAEAQRCLQCPTHPCVSGCPVGIDIPGFIRKLKEGKLEESYRILKTYNNLPAVCGRVCPQEVQCESRCVVGKMKDSEPVAIGRLERFVADWAAENLEEDAKPLAGSKKEKVAVVGSGPAGLTAAADLAKMGYQVDVFEAFHKPGGVLVYGIPEFRLPKRIVEREVNYIKRLGVNFYLNTVVGKTVKVKELLSKYDAIFIGTGAGTPKFMGIPGTNLNGVYSANEFLTRVNLMKAYLFPEYDTPIRVGKKVAVIGAGNTAMDAARSALRLGADKVYIVYRRTEHEMPARREEYHHALEEGIEFLWLTLPIRYIGDANGNVKAMECVKMELRETDGSGRPRPVPIEGSNFVLEVDMVIEAIGQGPNRVLLSEFPDLELNERGYIKADEDTGATSVKGVFAGGDIVTGAATVIKAMGAGKKAAQFIHSYLTGEWNPWQK; translated from the coding sequence ATGAAAAACAGAAAAACTCCGATGAAAGAGCAATCACCGGAATCGAGGAGAAAAAACTTCGAAGAAGTCGCACTCGGCTACACACTCGAAGAAGCAATGGCAGAAGCTCAGAGGTGTCTTCAGTGCCCCACACATCCGTGTGTCTCTGGCTGTCCTGTGGGAATCGACATTCCCGGATTCATAAGGAAACTCAAAGAAGGGAAACTCGAGGAATCTTACAGAATTCTCAAAACTTACAACAACCTTCCCGCGGTCTGTGGAAGGGTCTGTCCCCAGGAGGTCCAGTGTGAGTCGAGGTGTGTCGTGGGAAAGATGAAAGACAGCGAACCCGTTGCGATCGGAAGGCTGGAGCGATTCGTCGCGGACTGGGCAGCTGAGAACCTCGAAGAAGATGCGAAACCTCTGGCCGGATCGAAGAAAGAAAAGGTTGCCGTCGTTGGTTCAGGTCCCGCAGGACTGACAGCTGCAGCGGACCTCGCAAAGATGGGATACCAAGTTGACGTCTTTGAAGCTTTTCACAAACCTGGTGGTGTTCTCGTATATGGAATTCCAGAGTTTCGTCTTCCAAAGAGGATCGTCGAAAGAGAAGTCAACTACATAAAGAGACTCGGAGTCAACTTCTATCTCAACACGGTCGTTGGAAAAACTGTCAAGGTGAAAGAGCTTCTTTCGAAGTACGACGCTATCTTCATAGGTACCGGCGCGGGAACACCGAAGTTCATGGGGATTCCAGGAACGAATTTGAACGGAGTGTACTCCGCCAACGAGTTTCTCACAAGAGTCAATCTCATGAAAGCCTATCTCTTCCCTGAGTACGACACACCCATTCGTGTGGGAAAGAAAGTGGCTGTGATAGGAGCCGGAAACACGGCTATGGATGCGGCAAGGAGTGCACTCAGACTGGGAGCCGACAAGGTGTACATTGTCTATAGGAGAACAGAACACGAGATGCCCGCGAGAAGAGAGGAGTATCATCATGCATTGGAAGAAGGGATCGAGTTCCTGTGGCTCACCCTCCCGATACGATACATCGGGGACGCCAACGGAAACGTGAAAGCTATGGAATGTGTGAAGATGGAGCTTAGAGAAACAGACGGTTCGGGAAGACCACGGCCCGTTCCCATCGAGGGAAGCAATTTCGTTCTCGAAGTTGACATGGTGATAGAAGCCATAGGACAGGGTCCAAACAGGGTGCTTCTCTCTGAGTTCCCAGACTTGGAACTGAACGAGCGCGGGTACATCAAAGCAGACGAGGACACAGGGGCAACGAGTGTGAAAGGTGTCTTCGCAGGTGGGGACATCGTGACAGGTGCTGCGACGGTGATAAAAGCCATGGGAGCTGGAAAGAAAGCGGCGCAGTTCATTCACTCTTACCTCACAGGGGAATGGAACCCGTGGCAAAAGTGA